A single window of Silurus meridionalis isolate SWU-2019-XX chromosome 11, ASM1480568v1, whole genome shotgun sequence DNA harbors:
- the exosc8 gene encoding exosome complex component RRP43 has translation MAAGFKTAEPLEYHRSFLKESCRPDGRDLGEFRPTTLNIGSISTADGSALVKIGNTTVVCGIKAELAMPTVDAPDKGYIVPNVDLPPLCSSRFRPGPPGEQAQAASQFLADIIDDSNIIKKEDLCIEKSKLCWVLYCDIMCLDYDGNLLDACIITLLAALKNAQLPTVTINKEKDLPEVDTQHKRHLHINKHPVSSSFAVFDDEVIIVDPTTEEESLATALITAVTDEDDQLCAFHKPGGSSLSAEKLHDCISRAVTRNREINKLIDKVTKSIKSSK, from the exons ATGGCGGCTGGGTTCAA GACAGCAGAGCCACTGGAGTACCACAGAAGCTTTTTG AAAGAAAGCTGTCGGCCAGATGGGAGAGACCTGGGAGAGTTCAGACCTACAACGCTTAATATTG GTTCTATAAGCACAGCAGATGGCTCAGCGTTGGTGAAGATTGGAAATACCACAGTCGTTTGTGGCATAAAAGCA gaaCTGGCAATGCCCACTGTTGATGCTCCTGATAAGGGATATATTG TTCCAAACGTGGATCTGCCTCCCCTGTGCTCGTCCAGATTCCGGCCTGGTCCCCCTGGAGAACAGGCTCAGGCGGCCAGCCAGTTCCTAGCTGACATCATCGATGA CTCTAACATTATAAAGAAAGAAGATTTGTGCATTGAGAAGTCAAAG TTGTGCTGGGTCCTGTACTGTGACATCATGTGTTTAGACTATGATGGAAATTTACTAGACGCCTGCATCATAACATTGCTGGCAGCATTAAAGAATG CACAACTTCCTACAGTCACAATTAACAAAGAGAAAGATTTACCTGAGGTTGATACGCAGCACAAGAGACATCTGCATATCAACAAGCACCCTGTTTCCTCATCATTCGCAGTATTTGATGA TGAAGTGATAATAGTGGACCCAACAACTGAAGAGGAAAGTCTGGCTACAGCATTAATAACTGCAGTCACAGATGAGGATGATCAGCTCTGCGCCTTCCATAAACCAG ggGGAAGTTCATTATCAGCAGAGAAGCTGCATGACTGCATTAGTCGTGCTGTGACCCGAAATAGAGAGATCAACAAACTAATCGACAAAGTCACCAAGAGCATAAAGTCATCAAAATAG
- the alg5 gene encoding dolichyl-phosphate beta-glucosyltransferase, whose amino-acid sequence MKMEFGVCELTYCFLALIAVVFLVLVVIAHVTAGMVDQKCDEKEKYFLTAAGLKEAFPGLSEPSSLELSVVVPSYNEESRLPVMMEETMEYLEKRRKKNNSFTYEVIIVDDGSKDKTTEVGLGYTKKYGEDKVRVLTLMKNRGKGGAVRMGTLCTRGRLILMADADGATKFSDIEKVEAGLQNLIPKPENMAISCGSRAHLEKESVAQRSLLRTFLMYGFHFLVWFFCVRGIKDTQCGFKLFTREAAMRTFSSLHVERWAFDVELLYIAQCFKIPIAEVAVNWTEIEGSKLVPFWSWLQMGRDLIFIRLRYITGAWRLDYSGKSQ is encoded by the exons ATGAAAATGGAGTTTGGAGTGTGTGAATTAACTTACTGTTTTCTGGCCCTGATTGCTGTTGTGTTCCTCGTG CTTGTTGTCATTGCTCATGTCACTGCTGGAATGGTGGATCAGAAGTGTGATGAAAAGGAAAAGTATTTCCTCACTGCAGCAGGCCTGAAGGAGGCTTTCCCTGGTCTGTCTGAGCCTTCTTCATTGGAGCTCTCAGTTGTGGTGCCCTCCTACAATGAAGAATCCAGAT TGCCTGTTATGATGGAAGAAACCATGGAGTACCTAGAGAAAAGACGG aagaaaaataattcatttacatATGAGGTCATTATAGTGGATGATGGCAGCAAAGACAAAACGACAGAG GTTGGTTTAGGATACACAAAGAAGTATGGAGAGGATAAAGTGAGGGTACTGACACTAATGAAGAACCGTGGCAAAGGGGGAGCTGTGCGGATG GGCACTCTGTGCACTCGTGGACGTCTCATCCTGATGGCCGATGCAGACGGAGCCACAAAGTTTTCTGACATTGAGAAGGTGGAGGCTGGTCTCCAGAATCTCATCCCAAAGCCA GAGAACATGGCTATATCCTGTGGGTCCAGGGCTCACCTGGAAAAAGAATCAGTGGCTCAG CGCTCTTTGTTACGGACTTTCCTGATGTATGGCTTCCACTTCTTGGTGTGGTTCTTCTGCGTCAGAGGGATCAAGGACACTCAGTGTGGGTTTAAGCTCTTCACTCGTGAAGCAGCAATGAGGACATTCAGCAGTCTGCATGTGGAACGCTG GGCATTTGATGTGGAGCTTCTGTATATCGCCCAGTGTTTTAAGATACCTATAGCTGAAGTAGCAGTTAACTGGACGGAAATAGAAG GGTCAAAGCTAGTGCCGTTCTGGAGCTGGCTACAGATGGGAAGAGATCTCATCTTCATCAGACTACGTTACATAACTGGTGCCTGGAGATTGGATTATTCAGGGAAATCCCAATAG
- the smad9 gene encoding mothers against decapentaplegic homolog 9 isoform X2, translated as MNPARRHCGSSLADAGMCSRSRGSIQTHVLHLQSLSLSLSLSLSLSLSLSHTHNLNEAAVAGIGCRAQRFYKALIISPAVKRLLGWKQGDEEEKWAEKAVDSLVKKLKKKKGAMEELEKALSCPGQPSKCVTIPRSLDGRLQVSHRKGLPHVIYCRVWRWPDLQSHHELKALDCCEFPFGSKQKDICVNPYHYRRVETPVLPPVLVPRHSEFNPQHSLLAKFRHASLHSEPLMPQNATFPDSFPPLPCSSFSSSPSSSLQSPNTHSHPNSPSSTSDPASPYHITETPPPPYSMMETSPPQDVKPGESSNTTKLTLSAPHRDLRPVCYEEPEHWCSVAYYELNNRVGETFHALSRSILVDGFTDPSNNKTRFCLGLLSNVNRNSTIEHTRRHIGKGVHLYYVGGEVYAECLSDSSIFVQSRNCNYQHGFHATTVCKIPSGCSLKIFNNQLFAQLLSQSVNHGFEVVYELTKMCTIRMSFVKGWGAEYHRQDVTSTPCWIEIHLHGPLQWLDKVLTQMGSPHNPISSVS; from the exons ATGAATCCGGCACGCAGGCACTGCGGCTCCAGTCTGGCTGACGCCGGGATGTGCAGCCGGAGCCGCGGCTCCATCCAGACACACGTGCTACACCTCcagtcgctctctctctctctctctctctctctctctctctctctctctctctcacacacacacaacctgaatGAGGCTGCTGTAGCGGGAATAGGCTGTAGAGCGCAGAGGTTCTACAAAGCGTTAATAATCAG TCCAGCTGTGAAGCGGCTGCTGGGCTGGAAACaaggtgatgaggaggagaaATGGGCAGAGAAGGCTGTAGACTCACTAGTGAAgaagctgaagaaaaaaaagggtgcAATGGAGGAGCTAGAGAAGGCACTAAGCTGTCCAGGTCAACCAAGCAAGTGCGTGACCATCCCGCGCTCCCTGGACGGACGGCTGCAGGTGTCGCATCGGAAAGGCCTGCCACATGTCATCTACTGCCGTGTGTGGCGCTGGCCTGACCTCCAGTCACACCATGAGCTTAAAGCACTGGACTGTTGTGAGTTTCCATTCGGCTCCAAACAAAAAGACATCTGTGTCAACCCCTACCACTACCGCCGTGTGGAGACACCAg TGTTGCCTCCTGTCCTGGTACCTCGCCACAGCGAGTTTAACCCTCAGCACAGTCTGCTAGCTAAATTCCGCCATGCTTCCCTACACAGTGAGCCACTCATGCCCCAGAATGCCACTTTCCCAGACTCGTTTCCTCCACTGCCTTGCagctctttctcctcttctccaTCCAGTTCTCTTCAGTCCCCGAATACACACAGCCACCCAAACTCCCCAAGCAGTACGTCGGACCCTGCAAGTCCCTATCACATCACAg AGACTCCACCACCACCGTACAGCATGATGGAAACAAGCCCTCCACAGGATGTGAAGCCAGGAGAGTCATCCAACACGACTAAACTCACTCTATCTGCTCCACACAGAG acTTGAGGCCAGTGTGTTATGAAGAACCAGAGCACTGGTGTTCTGTGGCATACTATGAACTGAACAACAGAGTTGGAGAGACCTTTCATGCATTATCACGGAGCATTCTGGTGGACGGCTTCACAGACCCATCTAACAACAAGACTAGGTTCTGCTTAGGGCTGCTGTCTAATGTCAACCGCAACTCCACCATTGAACACACCCGCCGGCATATAGGCAAAG GTGTGCACCTCTATTATGTAGGGGGTGAGGTGTACGCTGAGTGCCTGAGTGACAGCAGCATTTTCGTACAAAGTCGCAACTGCAACTACCAGCATGGCTTCCATGCCACCACTGTGTGCAAAATCCCCAGCGGCTGCAGCCTCAAGATTTTCAACAACCAGTTGTTTGCCCAGCTGCTGTCGCAATCAGTCAACCATGGCTTTGAGGTGGTGTATGAGCTCACTAAGATGTGCACCATCAGAATGAGCTTTGTTAAG ggCTGGGGTGCAGAATATCACCGCCAGGATGTCACGAGCACCCCCTGCTGGATAGAGATCCACCTGCACGGACCTCTGCAATGGCTTGATAAAGTTCTGACCCAAATGGGTTCTCCACACAACCCTATCTCATCTGTTTCctaa
- the smad9 gene encoding mothers against decapentaplegic homolog 9 isoform X1 — MNPARRHCGSSLADAGMCSRSRGSIQTHVLHLQSLSLSLSLSLSLSLSLSHTHNLNEAAVAGIGCRAQRFYKALIISPAVKRLLGWKQGDEEEKWAEKAVDSLVKKLKKKKGAMEELEKALSCPGQPSKCVTIPRSLDGRLQVSHRKGLPHVIYCRVWRWPDLQSHHELKALDCCEFPFGSKQKDICVNPYHYRRVETPVLPPVLVPRHSEFNPQHSLLAKFRHASLHSEPLMPQNATFPDSFPPLPCSSFSSSPSSSLQSPNTHSHPNSPSSTSDPASPYHITAETPPPPYSMMETSPPQDVKPGESSNTTKLTLSAPHRDLRPVCYEEPEHWCSVAYYELNNRVGETFHALSRSILVDGFTDPSNNKTRFCLGLLSNVNRNSTIEHTRRHIGKGVHLYYVGGEVYAECLSDSSIFVQSRNCNYQHGFHATTVCKIPSGCSLKIFNNQLFAQLLSQSVNHGFEVVYELTKMCTIRMSFVKGWGAEYHRQDVTSTPCWIEIHLHGPLQWLDKVLTQMGSPHNPISSVS, encoded by the exons ATGAATCCGGCACGCAGGCACTGCGGCTCCAGTCTGGCTGACGCCGGGATGTGCAGCCGGAGCCGCGGCTCCATCCAGACACACGTGCTACACCTCcagtcgctctctctctctctctctctctctctctctctctctctctctctctcacacacacacaacctgaatGAGGCTGCTGTAGCGGGAATAGGCTGTAGAGCGCAGAGGTTCTACAAAGCGTTAATAATCAG TCCAGCTGTGAAGCGGCTGCTGGGCTGGAAACaaggtgatgaggaggagaaATGGGCAGAGAAGGCTGTAGACTCACTAGTGAAgaagctgaagaaaaaaaagggtgcAATGGAGGAGCTAGAGAAGGCACTAAGCTGTCCAGGTCAACCAAGCAAGTGCGTGACCATCCCGCGCTCCCTGGACGGACGGCTGCAGGTGTCGCATCGGAAAGGCCTGCCACATGTCATCTACTGCCGTGTGTGGCGCTGGCCTGACCTCCAGTCACACCATGAGCTTAAAGCACTGGACTGTTGTGAGTTTCCATTCGGCTCCAAACAAAAAGACATCTGTGTCAACCCCTACCACTACCGCCGTGTGGAGACACCAg TGTTGCCTCCTGTCCTGGTACCTCGCCACAGCGAGTTTAACCCTCAGCACAGTCTGCTAGCTAAATTCCGCCATGCTTCCCTACACAGTGAGCCACTCATGCCCCAGAATGCCACTTTCCCAGACTCGTTTCCTCCACTGCCTTGCagctctttctcctcttctccaTCCAGTTCTCTTCAGTCCCCGAATACACACAGCCACCCAAACTCCCCAAGCAGTACGTCGGACCCTGCAAGTCCCTATCACATCACAg CAGAGACTCCACCACCACCGTACAGCATGATGGAAACAAGCCCTCCACAGGATGTGAAGCCAGGAGAGTCATCCAACACGACTAAACTCACTCTATCTGCTCCACACAGAG acTTGAGGCCAGTGTGTTATGAAGAACCAGAGCACTGGTGTTCTGTGGCATACTATGAACTGAACAACAGAGTTGGAGAGACCTTTCATGCATTATCACGGAGCATTCTGGTGGACGGCTTCACAGACCCATCTAACAACAAGACTAGGTTCTGCTTAGGGCTGCTGTCTAATGTCAACCGCAACTCCACCATTGAACACACCCGCCGGCATATAGGCAAAG GTGTGCACCTCTATTATGTAGGGGGTGAGGTGTACGCTGAGTGCCTGAGTGACAGCAGCATTTTCGTACAAAGTCGCAACTGCAACTACCAGCATGGCTTCCATGCCACCACTGTGTGCAAAATCCCCAGCGGCTGCAGCCTCAAGATTTTCAACAACCAGTTGTTTGCCCAGCTGCTGTCGCAATCAGTCAACCATGGCTTTGAGGTGGTGTATGAGCTCACTAAGATGTGCACCATCAGAATGAGCTTTGTTAAG ggCTGGGGTGCAGAATATCACCGCCAGGATGTCACGAGCACCCCCTGCTGGATAGAGATCCACCTGCACGGACCTCTGCAATGGCTTGATAAAGTTCTGACCCAAATGGGTTCTCCACACAACCCTATCTCATCTGTTTCctaa
- the smad9 gene encoding mothers against decapentaplegic homolog 9 isoform X3, which produces MHSTSSITSLFSFTSPAVKRLLGWKQGDEEEKWAEKAVDSLVKKLKKKKGAMEELEKALSCPGQPSKCVTIPRSLDGRLQVSHRKGLPHVIYCRVWRWPDLQSHHELKALDCCEFPFGSKQKDICVNPYHYRRVETPVLPPVLVPRHSEFNPQHSLLAKFRHASLHSEPLMPQNATFPDSFPPLPCSSFSSSPSSSLQSPNTHSHPNSPSSTSDPASPYHITAETPPPPYSMMETSPPQDVKPGESSNTTKLTLSAPHRDLRPVCYEEPEHWCSVAYYELNNRVGETFHALSRSILVDGFTDPSNNKTRFCLGLLSNVNRNSTIEHTRRHIGKGVHLYYVGGEVYAECLSDSSIFVQSRNCNYQHGFHATTVCKIPSGCSLKIFNNQLFAQLLSQSVNHGFEVVYELTKMCTIRMSFVKGWGAEYHRQDVTSTPCWIEIHLHGPLQWLDKVLTQMGSPHNPISSVS; this is translated from the exons ATGCACTCCACTTCATCCATCACATCACTGTTTTCATTTACAAGTCCAGCTGTGAAGCGGCTGCTGGGCTGGAAACaaggtgatgaggaggagaaATGGGCAGAGAAGGCTGTAGACTCACTAGTGAAgaagctgaagaaaaaaaagggtgcAATGGAGGAGCTAGAGAAGGCACTAAGCTGTCCAGGTCAACCAAGCAAGTGCGTGACCATCCCGCGCTCCCTGGACGGACGGCTGCAGGTGTCGCATCGGAAAGGCCTGCCACATGTCATCTACTGCCGTGTGTGGCGCTGGCCTGACCTCCAGTCACACCATGAGCTTAAAGCACTGGACTGTTGTGAGTTTCCATTCGGCTCCAAACAAAAAGACATCTGTGTCAACCCCTACCACTACCGCCGTGTGGAGACACCAg TGTTGCCTCCTGTCCTGGTACCTCGCCACAGCGAGTTTAACCCTCAGCACAGTCTGCTAGCTAAATTCCGCCATGCTTCCCTACACAGTGAGCCACTCATGCCCCAGAATGCCACTTTCCCAGACTCGTTTCCTCCACTGCCTTGCagctctttctcctcttctccaTCCAGTTCTCTTCAGTCCCCGAATACACACAGCCACCCAAACTCCCCAAGCAGTACGTCGGACCCTGCAAGTCCCTATCACATCACAg CAGAGACTCCACCACCACCGTACAGCATGATGGAAACAAGCCCTCCACAGGATGTGAAGCCAGGAGAGTCATCCAACACGACTAAACTCACTCTATCTGCTCCACACAGAG acTTGAGGCCAGTGTGTTATGAAGAACCAGAGCACTGGTGTTCTGTGGCATACTATGAACTGAACAACAGAGTTGGAGAGACCTTTCATGCATTATCACGGAGCATTCTGGTGGACGGCTTCACAGACCCATCTAACAACAAGACTAGGTTCTGCTTAGGGCTGCTGTCTAATGTCAACCGCAACTCCACCATTGAACACACCCGCCGGCATATAGGCAAAG GTGTGCACCTCTATTATGTAGGGGGTGAGGTGTACGCTGAGTGCCTGAGTGACAGCAGCATTTTCGTACAAAGTCGCAACTGCAACTACCAGCATGGCTTCCATGCCACCACTGTGTGCAAAATCCCCAGCGGCTGCAGCCTCAAGATTTTCAACAACCAGTTGTTTGCCCAGCTGCTGTCGCAATCAGTCAACCATGGCTTTGAGGTGGTGTATGAGCTCACTAAGATGTGCACCATCAGAATGAGCTTTGTTAAG ggCTGGGGTGCAGAATATCACCGCCAGGATGTCACGAGCACCCCCTGCTGGATAGAGATCCACCTGCACGGACCTCTGCAATGGCTTGATAAAGTTCTGACCCAAATGGGTTCTCCACACAACCCTATCTCATCTGTTTCctaa
- the smad9 gene encoding mothers against decapentaplegic homolog 9 isoform X4, translated as MEELEKALSCPGQPSKCVTIPRSLDGRLQVSHRKGLPHVIYCRVWRWPDLQSHHELKALDCCEFPFGSKQKDICVNPYHYRRVETPVLPPVLVPRHSEFNPQHSLLAKFRHASLHSEPLMPQNATFPDSFPPLPCSSFSSSPSSSLQSPNTHSHPNSPSSTSDPASPYHITAETPPPPYSMMETSPPQDVKPGESSNTTKLTLSAPHRDLRPVCYEEPEHWCSVAYYELNNRVGETFHALSRSILVDGFTDPSNNKTRFCLGLLSNVNRNSTIEHTRRHIGKGVHLYYVGGEVYAECLSDSSIFVQSRNCNYQHGFHATTVCKIPSGCSLKIFNNQLFAQLLSQSVNHGFEVVYELTKMCTIRMSFVKGWGAEYHRQDVTSTPCWIEIHLHGPLQWLDKVLTQMGSPHNPISSVS; from the exons ATGGAGGAGCTAGAGAAGGCACTAAGCTGTCCAGGTCAACCAAGCAAGTGCGTGACCATCCCGCGCTCCCTGGACGGACGGCTGCAGGTGTCGCATCGGAAAGGCCTGCCACATGTCATCTACTGCCGTGTGTGGCGCTGGCCTGACCTCCAGTCACACCATGAGCTTAAAGCACTGGACTGTTGTGAGTTTCCATTCGGCTCCAAACAAAAAGACATCTGTGTCAACCCCTACCACTACCGCCGTGTGGAGACACCAg TGTTGCCTCCTGTCCTGGTACCTCGCCACAGCGAGTTTAACCCTCAGCACAGTCTGCTAGCTAAATTCCGCCATGCTTCCCTACACAGTGAGCCACTCATGCCCCAGAATGCCACTTTCCCAGACTCGTTTCCTCCACTGCCTTGCagctctttctcctcttctccaTCCAGTTCTCTTCAGTCCCCGAATACACACAGCCACCCAAACTCCCCAAGCAGTACGTCGGACCCTGCAAGTCCCTATCACATCACAg CAGAGACTCCACCACCACCGTACAGCATGATGGAAACAAGCCCTCCACAGGATGTGAAGCCAGGAGAGTCATCCAACACGACTAAACTCACTCTATCTGCTCCACACAGAG acTTGAGGCCAGTGTGTTATGAAGAACCAGAGCACTGGTGTTCTGTGGCATACTATGAACTGAACAACAGAGTTGGAGAGACCTTTCATGCATTATCACGGAGCATTCTGGTGGACGGCTTCACAGACCCATCTAACAACAAGACTAGGTTCTGCTTAGGGCTGCTGTCTAATGTCAACCGCAACTCCACCATTGAACACACCCGCCGGCATATAGGCAAAG GTGTGCACCTCTATTATGTAGGGGGTGAGGTGTACGCTGAGTGCCTGAGTGACAGCAGCATTTTCGTACAAAGTCGCAACTGCAACTACCAGCATGGCTTCCATGCCACCACTGTGTGCAAAATCCCCAGCGGCTGCAGCCTCAAGATTTTCAACAACCAGTTGTTTGCCCAGCTGCTGTCGCAATCAGTCAACCATGGCTTTGAGGTGGTGTATGAGCTCACTAAGATGTGCACCATCAGAATGAGCTTTGTTAAG ggCTGGGGTGCAGAATATCACCGCCAGGATGTCACGAGCACCCCCTGCTGGATAGAGATCCACCTGCACGGACCTCTGCAATGGCTTGATAAAGTTCTGACCCAAATGGGTTCTCCACACAACCCTATCTCATCTGTTTCctaa
- the LOC124393606 gene encoding regulatory factor X-associated protein has translation MNESDCVQSEATARKEMHMSISGNKSGSVNSSPPEGDTVFDMDDQDEEEESDALDSAEARESAPSPAEPCDESAPKRCVYDGCSETSALGSKQRKPWMCKKHRNKMYKDKYKKKKSDQAIASGKLEEGSEERPVSVTKQRLGAVGERPTRPSLIEQVLNQKRLSLLRSPEVISFLQQQQHLLTMQTRSQRHDQQSY, from the exons ATGAATGAGAGCGACTGCGTACAATCGGAGGCCACCGCTAGGAAAGAAATGCACATGTCCATCTCCGGGAACAAAAGCGGGAGTGTAAACAGTTCCCCTCCGGAGGGAGACACTGTGTTTGACATGGACGAccaggatgaggaagaggagagcGATGCGCTGGACTCAGCTGAGGCGAGAGAGAGCGCACCGAGCCCGGCAGAGCCGTGCGACGAGAGCGCGCCGAAGCGCTGCGTGTATGACGGATGCTCCGAAACCAGCGCGCTGGGTTCCAAGCAGAGAAAGCCATGGATGTGTAAAAAACACCGCAACAAAATGTACAAGGACAAgtacaagaagaagaagagcgaCCAGGCCATTGCGTCGGGGAAATTAGAA GAGGGCTCGGAGGAGAGGCCGGTGTCTGTGACTAAGCAACGACTTGGCGCTGTCGGAGAGAGACCCACAAGACCTTCACTCATAGAGCAAGTGTTAAACCAAAAGAGGCTG TCTCTCTTGCGGAGCCCAGAGGTCATCAGTTtcctccagcagcagcagcatctccTCACCATGCAGACACGATCTCAAAGACATGACCAGCAAAGCTACTGA